In Amyelois transitella isolate CPQ chromosome 3, ilAmyTran1.1, whole genome shotgun sequence, a single genomic region encodes these proteins:
- the LOC106140119 gene encoding fork head domain-containing protein FD4-like: MPRPTRESYGDQKPPFSYIALTAMAIWSSPERMLPLSEIYRFITDRFPYYRRNTQRWQNSLRHNLSFNDCFVKVPRRPDRPGKGAYWTLHPQAFDMFENGSLLRRRKRFKLHQGEKESLNAELAALASFNRAFLARQAGAPAPPAIPNGGLYSPAANLCSRPSPEPIDPPDTAALLPAGPRPRRAFTIDALLEPEPRRLSPSPQPPPPVQPHCPLPLPPAPYLLAAQRYHAELLAGLQQSCLPPLWTWRDTSQFSHYTLNS, encoded by the coding sequence ATGCCTCGACCCACACGTGAGTCCTACGGCGATCAAAAACCACCATTCTCATACATCGCCCTGACCGCCATGGCGATATGGAGTTCGCCGGAACGCATGCTGCCGCTGTCGGAGATCTACCGTTTCATCACGGACCGGTTCCCGTATTACCGGAGGAACACGCAGCGCTGGCAAAACTCGCTCCGGCACAACCTCTCCTTCAACGACTGCTTCGTGAAGGTCCCGCGAAGACCAGACAGACCCGGGAAGGGAGCGTACTGGACTCTGCACCCGCAAGCCTTCGACATGTTCGAGAACGGCTCGCTACTGCGAAGACGAAAAAGGTTCAAGCTGCATCAAGGAGAAAAAGAGAGCTTGAACGCAGAATTGGCAGCTCTGGCTAGTTTCAACAGAGCATTCTTGGCGAGACAAGCTGGAGCTCCTGCACCACCTGCGATACCAAACGGGGGTTTGTACTCACCAGCGGCAAATCTGTGCTCGAGGCCTAGTCCGGAGCCGATAGACCCTCCTGACACGGCAGCATTGTTGCCTGCTGGGCCACGACCCCGACGGGCGTTCACGATAGATGCTTTGTTGGAGCCTGAGCCTCGGAGACTGTCTCCGTCGCCGCAACCCCCGCCTCCAGTGCAGCCGCACTGTCCTCTGCCGCTGCCGCCCGCCCCCTACCTACTGGCAGCACAGAGATACCACGCGGAGCTGTTAGCGGGCCTGCAGCAATCTTGTTTACCTCCGTTATGGACGTGGCGAGACACCAGTCAATTTTCACATTATACGCTTAATTCATGA
- the LOC106141578 gene encoding uncharacterized protein LOC106141578, whose protein sequence is MDAEKSAANAAAAAASQSTQSDPAHVHNQPEIANISLALRIPPFWRDRPRLWFYSFEAATHDQRKGEQKMAQMVIARLEKQDIEQISDLLYNPPETNPYQAIKERLITAYEESDSRQFQKLLSEMELGDQKPTHLLRRMRDLARDRIPDSTLRLMWTNHLPAHIRSVLAVSESFSTTTALEELALLADKMMEQHREISAINITTSSQSSSQTQSSPQPSDTQFLINELRKLSVEIAELKSRPPYNNNNYRRNRSQSRNSNYSRPNSRDNSPSPHCFYHRRFGAQARKCTSPCSYMTKNEKPEN, encoded by the coding sequence ATGGACGCCGAAAAATCTGCCGCAaatgccgccgccgccgccgcatcGCAGTCCACACAGTCCGATCCAGCCCACGTCCACAACCAGCCCGAAATCGCCAACATATCCCTCGCTCTGCGGATACCACCATTCTGGCGCGACCGACCACGACTATGGTTCTACAGTTTCGAGGCTGCCACCCACGACCAAAGGAAGGGTGAACAGAAGATGGCGCAGATGGTCATCGCTCGTCTAGAAAAACAAGACATAGAGCAAATCAGCGACCTCCTCTACAATCCGCCAGAGACGAACCCATACCAGGCGATTAAGGAGCGTCTCATCACCGCCTACGAAGAATCGGACAGCCGGCAATTCCAAAAGCTTCTGTCCGAAATGGAACTAGGCGACCAGAAGCCGACCCACCTGCTACGACGGATGCGCGATCTCGCTCGAGACAGAATTCCCGACTCCACGCTACGACTCATGTGGACCAACCATCTACCGGCACATATTCGCTCTGTCCTCGCCGTAAGCGAATCATTCAGTACAACAACCGCACTGGAAGAGCTTGCCCTACTTGCCGACAAAATGATGGAACAACATCGGGAAATTTCCGCCATCAACATAACCACGTCGTCACAATCATCATCACAAACCCAGTCATCACCGCAACCGTCAGATACGCAATTCCTCATCAACGAGTTAAGAAAACTTTCCGTCGAAATCGCCGAACTGAAATCAAGACCGCcatacaacaacaacaattaTCGAAGAAATCGATCCCAGTCCCGGAACAGCAACTATTCTCGTCCAAACTCACGAGATAATTCGCCATCGCCACATTGTTTTTACCACCGACGCTTTGGAGCACAAGCGAGAAAATGCACATCGCCCTGTTCCTACATGACGAAAAACGAGAAGCCGGAAAACTAG